A portion of the Scylla paramamosain isolate STU-SP2022 chromosome 2, ASM3559412v1, whole genome shotgun sequence genome contains these proteins:
- the LOC135109778 gene encoding uncharacterized protein LOC135109778, producing MRRMNVGVSVGNDKVCVLLYADDVVVMSESADELQSLLDVVDGYGKDFGVRFSSEKSKVMIVNRSEDESNVVWRLGENELRQVQEYKYLGMWMSPSGCAKAKNEKISMLNQWVGRLGSAARMRASKYDVLREVWKSVAVPCIMYGMDVIAWNESEIDKLEVGQNKVARMALSAPRCTAVEALRGDMGWSTFRERLTKATLRYKIRLERMDDARIARKVYLWNESGSKWRKRCMRMTDRNGLQVVWAIRMAGRNQNEREWVVTRGGRVGAEWDVRKWKNEIDKEVKCVGLNEWKNEMERKKTLEWYKEKEAPRYERWYDGSLGGDLLFRARAQCMDVNARSYRWSESRSKVCQMCDMGEDETVEHVVLECVQYARDRNEMMQVILTELGHDRNERVEKTGKEWMVLLLGLCREANERMIEAVKEFLERMWRARCMNN from the coding sequence atgagaagaatgaatgttggggtaagtgtggggaatgataaagtatgtgtgctcctttatgcagatgatgtagttgttatgagtgaatcggcagatgagcttcaaagtttgttggatgtagtggatggctatggtaaagactttggagtaaggtttagcagtgagaaaagcaaagtaatgattgtgaatagatcagaggatgaaagtaatgtggtatggagacttggagagaatgagttgagacaggtgcaagaatacaagtacttagggatgtggatgagtcctagtgggtgtgcaaaggcaaagaatgaaaagataagtatgctaaaccagtgggtaggtcgattgggaagcgcggcaaggatgagagcaagtaagtatgatgtgttgagagaagtgtggaagagtgtggctgtgccatgtataatgtatggtatggatgtgattgcatggaatgaaagtgaaattgataagttagaagtgggccagaacaaagtagcaaggatggcactgagtgcaccgaggtgcacagcagttgaagccttgagaggtgacatgggatggagcaccttcagagaaagactgacaaaagccacacttaggtacaagattaggcttgagagaatggatgatgcaagaatagcaaggaaggtgtacctgtggaatgaaagtggaagcaaatggaggaagagatgcatgagaatgacagacaggaatggattgcaagttgtgtgggcgataagaatggctggtaggaatcaaaatgagcgtgaatgggtggtaacaagaggaggaagagtgggagccgaatgggatgtgagaaaatggaagaatgagatagacaaagaagtgaaatgtgtgggactgaatgaatggaagaatgagatggaaagaaagaagaccctggaatggtacaaggagaaagaggccccgaggtatgaaaggtggtatgatggaagcctgggcggtgatcttctcttccgagcgagggcacagtgtatggatgtgaatgcaaggagttacaggtggtctgagtcccgcagcaaagtgtgccagatgtgtgacatgggagaggatgagacggtggaacatgtggtgctggagtgtgtgcagtatgccagagacaggaatgagatgatgcaagtgatactgactgagttagggcatgataggaatgaaagagtggagaagacaggaaaggaatggatggtgttgttgctgggactgtgtagagaggcgaatgaaaggatgattgaggcggtgaaagagtttctggagagaatgtggcgtgccaggtgtatgaacaattag